A window of Ranitomeya variabilis isolate aRanVar5 chromosome 2, aRanVar5.hap1, whole genome shotgun sequence contains these coding sequences:
- the CLDN18 gene encoding claudin-18 isoform X1: MSVTMCQTMGFVVSALGFAGIIAATGLDMWSTQDLYDNPVTAVFQYQGLWRSCVRQSSGFTECRPYFTILGLPAMFQAVRSLMIVGIVLGAIGLLISIFALKCIRIGSMEDSAKANITLTSGVMFIVAGLCSIIGVSVFANMLVTNFWMTTSSMYTGGAISGMGGMGGLQTLQTRYTFGSALFVGWVAGGVTLIGGVMMCIACRGLMPEETKYKGVSYHVSAKSAGYKTSVYEDKSKKSIYNESRRSEDGKSYPSKYDYV, from the exons ATGTCGGTCACAATGTGCCAAACGATGGGCTTCGTAGTCTCAGCCCTAGGCTTTGCTGGCATCATTGCAGCCACAGGTCTTGATATGTGGAGCACACAGGACCTCTACGATAACCCAGTGACTGCAGTCTTTCAGTACCAGGGACTATGGAGAAGCTGCGTACGACAGAGCTCTGGATTCACGGAGTGTCGACCCTACTTCACCATCCTCGGATTACCAG CTATGTTCCAGGCAGTCAGATCCTTGATGATTGTAGGAATTGTACTAGGAGCAATCGGTTTACTCATTTCCATCTTTGCCTTGAAATGTATCAGAATTGGAAGCATGGAAGACTCGGCTAAAGCCAATATCACCCTGACATCCGGAGTAATGTTCATTGTTGCAG GTCTTTGCTCCATAATCGGGGTGTCAGTCTTTGCTAATATGCTGGTGACCAACTTCTGGATGACCACTAGTAGCATGTACACAGGTGGAGCCATTAGTGGCATGGGAGGTATGGGAGGTCTTCAGACACTTCAGACAAG GTACACATTTGGATCTGCACTGTTTGTTGGATGGGTTGCTGGTGGCGTCACATTAATTGGTGGAGTAATGATGTGCATAGCATGCCGTGGTCTCATGCCTGAAGAAACTAA GTACAAAGGTGTTTCCTACCATGTATCTGCCAAAAGTGCTGGTTACAAGACATCAGTATACGAAGACAAGAGCAAGAAATCAATTTACAATGAGTCTCGACGCAGCGAGGATGGCAAGAGCTACCCTTCAAAATATGACTATGTGTAA